In Plutella xylostella chromosome 8, ilPluXylo3.1, whole genome shotgun sequence, the genomic stretch ACACCGCGTTCCAACAGTACGACTTCCCAACAGCGACCTCTGCCTGCCATAGCCTGTGGCTCTACGACGTCTGCGATGTCTACTTGGTGAGTTAGAAGTTCTAGCTGTTGacgctagatggcgttgtGGATATTTTGGTGAATAATTTCCGGTCAGTTTGAATAGATGGCGTTGATAGCAAACAGTTCTTCTACTCGACGCTAGATGGCGCTTCCACCAAGgaggttataataataagtttgtaGTTCCAAATTTCTACAATAGATGGCGCTTCCACCAAGGAGGTTATAACATTAAGTTTGTAGTTCCAACTTTCTACAATAGATGGCGCTTCCACCAAGGAGGTTATAACATTAAGTTTGTATTTCCAACTTTCTACAATAGATGGCGCTTCCACCAAGGaggttataatattaagtttgtAGTTCCAACTTTCTACAATAGATGGCGCTTCCACCAAGGAGGTTATAACATTAAGTTTGTAGTTCCAACTTTCTACAATAGATGGCGCTTCCACCAAGGAGGTTAAGTTTGTAGTTCCAACTTTCTACAAAAGATGGCGCTTCCACCAAAGAGGTTATAACATTAAGTTTGTAGTTCCAACTTTCTACCATAGATGGCGCTTCCACCAAGGaggttataatattaagtttgtAGTTCCAACTTTCTACAATAGATGGCGCTTCCACCAAAGAGGTTATAACATTAAGTTTGTAGTTCCAACTTTCTACAATAGATGGCGCTTCCACTAAGGAGGTTATACCATTAAGTTTGTAGTTCCAACTTTCTACAATAGGTGGCGCTTCCACCAAGGAGGTTTTAACATTAAGTTTGTAGTTGCAACTTTCGACAATAGATGGCGTCAACCAATATATttcaaatatacttttttcttACAGGAATACCTCAAGCCGGTGTTCCAGTCCGGCACAGATGGAGAGAAAGAGACGGCTAGACGCACTCTGTACACGGTACTGGAGTTAGGCCTCAAGCTGTTGAGTCCCTTCATGCCTTTCGTCACTGAAGAGCTGTACCAGCGGCTGCCGAGGAAGAATAGGGAGTGCCCGTCGATATGCGTGGCTAGCTATCCTACTGTGAGTACTTAGACCATTTGTGACTATGAagtcatatgaaaggtattatttgaTAACAGATGTCAAATGTTGAcaaatagttaagtaggtacctgttgaattaattagtttattaatttttttgtgtaagGCGAAGTTTGTCAGACAAACCCACATAGCTGCtagctatatttatttaatcctttattgcaccaatataaaaataagtgtacaaagggtggacttaatgctacaagcattttctacctaTAAACTCTTACGAAATAATACTAAACAAACAGATAATAATTCGTTTCTACTCATACAGGAATCCGACACACCATGGAAAGACGAAGCTCTAGAGGCTGACTTCGCGACTGTACTCAAAATGGTGCACCTCATTCGCTCAACTCGCTCCGAGTACAACATCGTCAATAAACAAAAGACGACGACCCACCTCGTCATAGCTAAAGACTTGGATGAAGAGAAGCTGAGAGGGTTGTTTAGCAGTCTGCAGTCGCTGGCCAATAGCGAGCTGGCGACCGGGGCGCCCCCTGCCGGCTGCTCCATTCTCACTGTGTCCGACAAAATTGAGATTCATTTGGTTTTGAAGGTGAGGTTTCCGTGCTTTTTAGTTAATTTAGTAtggtatttatacattttattaaattgtatCTGTTATATCAACCAGTCTAAAACTAAACTGTGTATTTTACAGGGCCTCATCGATCCCCAAAAGGAAATAACGAAACTGGAAAAGAAGAAAGACCTCCTTACACAGACCATAACCAAGCTAAACCAAGCAATGGCGGCGGACGACTACACGACCAAGGTCCCGGCTGATGTTCAGAAGAATAACTCGGAAAAACTTACTCAATCACAGGGCGAAATAGAAAAACTTGAAGCTGCTATCGAAAGATTGAAACTTATATGAACAACTTAATGATGTAAAGAAAATAGCgccctatttatttattgttaagaaACTGTTTTGATAAAACTACCCTGTCGTCTTTTACAGCATTTATGAGTTTTATTTGCATCCCAACTATTCCCGCTTACCTATAGGCATAGGCAGGCTTCTCTGGGTGCTTAGGCGCTCCGCTCGAGCGGACTTGCGGCGTGGGCAAGGTGCAGTCGAGGCGAGAACTTGACATTGTAAATGAAAATCCCTGCTGTTGCGACTGCGACGCCGCCGCAGTCGCAACAGCCGCCCCGACTCTGCAGAGCAGCGGGCGGAGCGCCTTACGATGATACCATCATTCGACATTACCGCCATAGCGGAGCGGGTTAGCGGACAGGTGTGCGAGGCGACAATCTTCCAATGAAATTGCATAAGCGGAGTTTTTATGCAATTTCATTGGTAAACCTCGGACACCAATCCGCTCTGGTGGACAGGCAGCATTACATTCTTCAGTTTTGAAACTACTGTACTGTTTTACTCGCTAGGGTACTTCCACAAAGTGGGTACTTCACTACTGTGAATCAAGTTGCCTGTGTTGTGTTGAACATACTCTGTGGCGTAATGACTTTACAAACtttttgacagctgtcaaattaaaattaacctcacaatattttgtaaacaaaactttatcttgcaaaatcaaaaataatttagctgAAAACTCTAAATTAAAATGGAGTTTCCAACTCTCGGAGAGCATTGTCAAGAAGAAGGCTGCAACCAAACCGACTTCCTGCCGCTGCAGTGCAAATGCGGGAAGGTTTTCTGTCGAGTCCATTTCAACGATCACTGTACGTCGGAAACCTGCGACCAAGCCCCGAAGCCGAAGGAGATCAAGTTCAAAACAGATGACCAGATATTCAAGTGCCATGACAAAACGTGTAGGAAGGGAAACCTTCATGAAATGCTGTGCCCAAAGTGTAAACTACACTTCTGCATCGAACATAGGTTTCATGAGTAAGTGACTGCTTATTGTAGTCTTTAACAACTTTCTAAACTAATctattaagtaaattaaattttattatgcttTCCCAGTCCTCTTTGTATAATGTAATTAGAAGATCTTAATGtaacttatgtaagtacttacttaagtatatcagTCATAGATCTCCAATCAATGAATCCATTATATCCTTACAGATCCTGTCCAGAGATAGATGATGAAACAATGGCTGCCAAGATTGAACAATTGGAAGCTCCGAGAAGACAGTTCCAGGAGGCCAACAAACATTTGCAAGAGAAGGTTGGTTTAACATTTCCTGATTAATGTTACTTATAGCTACTGAAGTTGACcgttcaaaataaataactaataaaatcttttttcttttttaaagaTTACTGAAAACATAAGAAAAGCTCTGCAATCATCAGCAAAAGTGAAAACAGCCTCGAAAATCCACCTCATGAGGATCAAGCAAAAAGCTGTCGGTCCCAAGACTGTGCCACCTGGAGATAGGGTATACTTTTCTATAACTAAGCCTATAAACAAAGATGCTAAACCAATCAGCATCATCCAAGATGTAGAAAAGATTCAGTACATTGAATCAATAACTCTAGAACCAGATTTGAAAGACTGTATTCCTGTATTTATATCTTCAAAATGGAGTCTTGGTCGAGCCATGGACAGTATTTGCGAATCTTGCAATATTAAGaatgaaaacaataaaatggaTGGGCCTAAGCTGAGATTGTTTCGTAAATTGGATGGCTACTGTGTAGGTCCCGTACGGATGGATGCTGAAATCAGTGATTTGATGAAACTAGATGTTTTAGTGGAAGGAGACAAATTAGTTATTGAATATGTTGATAGCAATATGTTTAGCGATATGACTGAAACTTCACaggtatttttaaaacctaCAGACTCATGACTGCAAGGCTGTTTTAGAAATCAAAcacagtaataaaataaatcaattaatttattgactattgttgttttataaataactctTCACATTCATTCTCAACATTCttaaactataaatatgaaaacatccttacataattacatacctaacataaataatatccACATGGGTTTCCCCACCACACAAACAGACTTAAAACTAGACCAAGGCCGACGCGCCTTCTTCGAGATTAGATTCTTTAGTAGTCTGAGACTGACTCCTTCTATAAGAGGACTCAACGAGCGGCACCATCGTGCCAGGCGTGGAGGCGTGAGTGTGGGCCGTGGGGGGCGGCGTCGTGGCCAGCTTGTACTTCTCTATCACCCAGTTGCACCTCCCACTCCGCGCTATCAGAGTCAGCAAGTCCCTTCTGTACTGCTTCGTTAAAATAGCGTAGAGGAACGGATTAGCGCACGCGTTTAGAGGATAAAAGAACACTATGAGGACCTTCCCGTGACTGACGTCGACTAATGGTACCCCTGCTAGGGCTGTCACTCCGAAGAACGCTACAGGCGCCCAGCACAGCAAGTCAGTCCCGATTAGCAAAGCCATTTTGTTGGCAATCTTCCGTTCAGCCGCAGCCGCCGCCCCCCTGCCCCCGTAGCTCTCCCCTCCCCCGCCTAGAGATCTGTAGATCTGCACGTAACATATGACTATCGTGACAAAAGCCAAGGCGTTAGTCATAAACAAGGACCCCTGGTAGATTGCATCGCCGACCACTTCGCTCTCGACTGGCAGGCAGATGGAGGTCGAAGAGTAGTCAGATACTCCAACTAACGGTAGCCCTGCCATTATGAAAGAGAACACCCATCCGCCAGTCATAATTTTAGCTGCGGACGCCAGAGAAATACGGCGCTCCAAATAAATAGCATAGGTTATCGCGAACCATCGCTCCAACGTCACTATAGTAAGTGTGAACACTGACAGCTGCCCCGAAAACACAGACAAAAACCCTGCAATCTTGCATCCAACCCCGTACTGCCAATCATAAGCGTAATTAAAGAACTCCCCATAAGACCTCAGGTCGACGACTGCCAACATAAACAGATATAATCCGGTGAAGAGGTCAGCCAATGCCAGATGGCACATGAGGAACCTCGGCACAGTGAGCTCGTTGTGGTTGGAGAGAAGGACCAATAGCACGGCGAGGTTGCcgacgacggcggcggcgaccaCGAACCACACGCTGGCGCGCAGCCACGCCCACCCCATCACGTCCTCACAGGGGTTTAGAGCGTCCGGCTGGGGAGTGCATTCCACTTGGCGACGGCTGCAAAAGAAAGGTTAGAAACATGTAGATAGAACATAGGAAATTCTTACGGTGGTAGCTGTATATGTCCAAAGGCCAATAAGAAAATACTACGGCCTACGATTCATACTTCTTATTGTATCATGAAAAAATAAGATTTCTAGACTAGGGTTTAGCCGTGATGAGCCAAATAAGCGTCAGTTTCTGTCTGCCCAGGGACTACATAAGGGTGAGGCCAGACTAGCGTAATTTTctcaactcacaaaattactctcgtgTGGCCTCACCCTAAGTAACAGATGATACGCTTCTCGACGACGGGGCATCTTCAGTGCACCCCTTTATACAAATCGCATGGATATAACAATGTCGCCAgacaaaaataagttctatttatacgatgaataaaagcaTTTGACTTTGAAAATGCCATGCTCTCACCTCAAGCTAAGGTTCCCGCACTCGGCGAACacggcgccgccgcgccgcgtgTCGTTCACCGGCTCGTGGAAGCCGCCCTGCTCGTAGTCCTCGAAGCTGCCGCTGTCAGACACGTACTCCTCGGATTGCTCGGATAGTGGGGGAGGGTCGTCGCCGTCTTCTGTTGACTCTTCTTTTGAGATTGAGCTGGAAGGTGGAagaacattttaaaatgtagaCTCCAGTTAGATAAAATATTCGttatatagtattttttttacaaattagtGTTCTGAAATTGTTTGTCTGCGTTGTTATTGGCCCACGACACGTAATTTATAACTGTGTTGCTATTGGTCCTAACAATGACCCATCTCACTCTATCTATATCGGAAATGTGCAAGAGACATACTCGTTTGTTAATAGAATATAGCAAGACTTTTTTACTTCGTGGTGCCATTGAGGAAAGCTGCTATACCATTTGTTTTGGTCACTGAAGCCCATACCTCCAAGCCCCATTAGTCTTCCCCTCGGCCCCTCCCCGGCTGGTGATCTTGAGTCCATTGGTGTGCTCCAGCTGTCTTCGCCTCCTCGATGCGGGGGGTGATGGGGACTGCCCATCTCTATTGTCGCATCTCTATAAGAGGGCAAGTTTTCGTTACTAAATTTGAAAGAATCGAACTTTCTTTGGGATAGATATAAAGTGCACAattataactaagtatacCAAGTTGCCAGATGCCATTCGTGCACATTGGTagatcatcacaacccatcacgtccacactgctggggcacgggtctccttacAAAGAAGAAAGGGTTTTCGTAGATCGCTGCGAGGAAATCGGGTCCTCTTCTGGTATTTAAGACCTTCATGATATAATAAGTGAATGAGATTATACCTCGGCCATGATAGACAGTTGTGTCTCGAACAGCGCGTGTCTGGCGGGGTCGTGCCGCTCGGGGAACGCGAACGCGCAGCAGTGGAAGTGGTGCGTCAGGTACGCTTTCTCCAAGTTCTGGTGACACACAGAGTAGATATTAATACAGGGTGTacgcacatgtaggtttcggcttagtaccctaccctttttgcaacaccctgtataaaggtCAATTATATCGACACACATGACTTTTAACTCGTACCTGGTTGCAGAAGCCCTACATAGGCTAAAATCTTGTAGACCGGTAGTTTGGAGGGTGGAATTTGATTTAGAAACGAAAACTGACTTTGCATCAGTTTGCGGTTTGGCTAGTGGTAAAGCATTAACTGTGGTACCTAGACACGTTACTAATCTCGACATGATTTCCAGATATTCAGATTTCTAGATATTCATCAGACATTGATAAAAACCATACCGATTAACTGTTGTAAATTTTCAGTTAGGAGTGTATGACTAGAAAATCTTAAATTCCATTTTCAGCTAAACAAAAGACACATCAAGTGACTCGTTTCAACACAATGACCCATTCTGTCTTGTTTAAAGACAATCGACACTATCTTAATTAGTGCTCGTGTCCACGACCTTGACACTTATCTAGAAGGTTCCCAGATTCAGAGTACCGACGTTGGATTCGTTGTTACCAACAGGCGAATGTAACTTGGGACGCCCTGCAAGCCGCTGCCCGACAACCTTAGAGTTAGACAGGTTGGTAGTGTCTGAATGTGGAAGACCCAGAaaggctagcacggggcgcaagacacGCACGTTAAGACATGACAAAAGTTGACCGTTGCACGATTCTCAAAGCAACGCAACTTGACTAAGTGAGACGCAAAACTTTAGTAACGTGTTATGCGctccgtgctaggccttctggtAGTCAGTTAGGTGTTTTGATATTTTCTTACCTGAAACTCGTATATGGACGGGATATACTTCAGTGTGGGCGTTTTCTCTATTCGTAATATTTCTAATTTTTCCAGTCCTTTCGTTGGCAGTGACGTTATTGTGGTGCTGCTGAGGTCCCTGTAAAAATATTCAGTctataaaacatacctaattaataaagatcatttataggtacatatagaCTATATGTGTTACAGTGACCATTAAAACCTAAGTGGAAGGTGTTTGTTCATAACTTACAGTTGTCTAAGGAGTAAATTTCCCGCAAAGGCTTGTTCATCAATCCTTTTCAGTCTCGCATTGCCCCTGAAACTCCTGAAAAAATAAGGAATACTTAGAATTGACGTTCTAATCCTtcctactaatatttatatgcgaaagtttgtgagtatgtatgtatgtttgttacttcttcacgtcaaaacggctgaaccgattttaactaagtaaatttgttttttttttgctaagACACTGGATTAATacatagactactttttattgcggtATTCCCACGGTAAAAACTTAAGAATTCAGTCATACA encodes the following:
- the LOC105384408 gene encoding AN1-type zinc finger protein 1, yielding MEFPTLGEHCQEEGCNQTDFLPLQCKCGKVFCRVHFNDHCTSETCDQAPKPKEIKFKTDDQIFKCHDKTCRKGNLHEMLCPKCKLHFCIEHRFHESCPEIDDETMAAKIEQLEAPRRQFQEANKHLQEKITENIRKALQSSAKVKTASKIHLMRIKQKAVGPKTVPPGDRVYFSITKPINKDAKPISIIQDVEKIQYIESITLEPDLKDCIPVFISSKWSLGRAMDSICESCNIKNENNKMDGPKLRLFRKLDGYCVGPVRMDAEISDLMKLDVLVEGDKLVIEYVDSNMFSDMTETSQVFLKPTDS
- the LOC105390736 gene encoding lutropin-choriogonadotropic hormone receptor; the protein is MSPHVSHLVFLILNHLTHHSLLPSARRKNCVSAAEGSSVLLHQSNLTRLTAHAIHHAGYHLHLVQHISIMDAPNLEHIVVEDLTKMPNLQSLFITQAPRLRRVPPLPPLPELRTFIITTSGLVEVPNLSHVHDKTTSYLQAVDLEGNHIARLPPHALRIRADQVSLNYNLIEEVPAFAFKNAQISKLSFRGNARLKRIDEQAFAGNLLLRQLDLSSTTITSLPTKGLEKLEILRIEKTPTLKYIPSIYEFQNLEKAYLTHHFHCCAFAFPERHDPARHALFETQLSIMAERCDNRDGQSPSPPASRRRRQLDSISKEESTEDGDDPPPLSEQSEEYVSDSGSFEDYEQGGFHEPVNDTRRGGAVFAECGNLSLSRRQVECTPQPDALNPCEDVMGWAWLRASVWFVVAAAVVGNLAVLLVLLSNHNELTVPRFLMCHLALADLFTGLYLFMLAVVDLRSYGEFFNYAYDWQYGVGCKIAGFLSVFSGQLSVFTLTIVTLERWFAITYAIYLERRISLASAAKIMTGGWVFSFIMAGLPLVGVSDYSSTSICLPVESEVVGDAIYQGSLFMTNALAFVTIVICYVQIYRSLGGGGESYGGRGAAAAAERKIANKMALLIGTDLLCWAPVAFFGVTALAGVPLVDVSHGKVLIVFFYPLNACANPFLYAILTKQYRRDLLTLIARSGRCNWVIEKYKLATTPPPTAHTHASTPGTMVPLVESSYRRSQSQTTKESNLEEGASALV